A stretch of the Corylus avellana chromosome ca6, CavTom2PMs-1.0 genome encodes the following:
- the LOC132185462 gene encoding probable pectinesterase/pectinesterase inhibitor 46, which yields MMMNLSSFRAYGKVDAAEQAKLEQARPKTRKRVAIITISSIILVCIVVAAVLGTSHDSQSGGASDQPLSSSIKAICDITLYPDTCFTSLAPLAHSSHFQPVDAFKLATQVALAELHKVADKYFLGHNIFNGNSDNMTVAALENCRQLLSLALDHLNGTLFSSSLSLTEVADDLQTWLSSAGTYQETCKEGFENATIQSSIANWLKNSTELTSNSLAIISWISKIESALNLRRRRLMSFPEWLNSNDRKLLQSSDLTKQANIVVAQDGTGHCGNISDAIKAAPNKTDTRFVIYVKKGIYYENVQVNKNKWNIVMVGDGMNDTIVSGALNFVDGNPTYSTATFAVAGKGFIAIDMGFCNTAGAIKHQAVALMTDSDKSVFYRCLIDAFQDSLYAHTNRQFYRECNITGTVDFIFGNSVVVLQNCNILPRLPLPGQQNTITAQGKVDPNQNTGISIQNCSISPNGDLSSVQTYLGRPWKNYSTTVYIGNYLDNFIEPNGWLPWVGTSAPSTIFYSEFQNYGPGSQLNDRVKWEGVKNNMTTKQAKKFTVGAFIKGKKWISDAGVPYQSDL from the exons ATGATGATGAACTTGTCCTCCTTCAGAGCCTATGGCAAAGTTGATGCAGCCGAGCAAGCAAAGCTTGAACAAGCTCGTCCGAAAACCCGAAAGCGCGTCGCCATCATAACCATATCCTCCATAATTCTCGTCTGCATTGTAGTCGCCGCCGTGCTCGGAACTTCTCATGATTCGCAAAGTGGTGGCGCTTCCGATCAGCCTCTCTCCTCTTCTATAAAGGCCATTTGCGATATCACCTTGTACCCAGATACTTGTTTCACAAGTCTTGCTCCTCTAGCTCACTCAAGCCATTTTCAGCCTGTAGATGCCTTCAAGTTGGCAACCCAAGTGGCCTTGGCTGAGTTGCATAAAGTTGCTGATAAGTACTTCTTGGGTCACAACATTTTCAACG GTAATTCCGACAACATGACTGTTGCGGCTTTGGAAAATTGCCGCCAACTTTTGAGCCTCGCGTTGGATCATCTTAATGGCACATTGTTCTCCAGTTCTCTCTCGTTGACTGAAGTTGCTGATGATCTCCAAACTTGGCTTAGTTCTGCAGGCACTTACCAGGAGACGTGCAAAGAGGGCTTTGAGAATGCAACAATACAGAGCAGTATTGCCAATTGGCTGAAGAATTCTACTGAACTAACAAGCAACAGCCTTGCCATCATATCATGGATTTCAAAGATAGAAAGCGCTTTGAATCTTAGGCGGCGACGGCTAATGAGTTTCCCAGAGTGGCTGAATTCGAACGATAGGAAGCTACTTCAAAGTTCAGATTTGACGAAGCAGGCGAACATCGTTGTCGCCCAAGACGGCACCGGCCATTGTGGAAACATCAGTGATGCTATTAAAGCAGCCCCGAATAAAACCGACACCAGGTTCGTGATCTATGTGAAGAAAGGGATTTACTATGAAAATGTACAAGTGAATAAGAACAAGTGGAACATTGTGATGGTTGGTGATGGAATGAATGATACAATTGTATCTGGTGCACTAAACTTTGTGGATGGGAATCCAACATATTCAACTGCAACATTTGCAGTAGCTGGCAAAGGCTTCATTGCTATAGACATGGGGTTCTGCAACACTGCAGGAGCAATCAAGCACCAGGCAGTAGCCTTAATGACAGACTCGGACAAATCCGTCTTCTACAG GTGTTTGATCGATGCATTTCAGGATTCCCTCTACGCACACACCAACCGGCAGTTCTACCGTGAATGCAACATCACCGGAACGGTTGATTTCATCTTCGGAAACTCGGTGGTGGTGCTGCAAAACTGCAACATACTGCCTAGATTGCCGTTACCTGGGCAGCAGAACACCATCACAGCACAAGGCAAGGTTGACCCAAATCAGAACACTGGTATCTCGATCCAGAATTGCAGCATCTCGCCAAATGGGGACTTGAGTTCAGTCCAAACATACCTTGGCCGGCCATGGAAGAATTACTCCACAACTGTATATATAG gtaACTATTTGGATAACTTCATCGAACCCAATGGATGGTTGCCATGGGTAGGCACATCAGCTCCGAGCACCATATTTTACAGCGAGTTTCAAAACTATGGCCCTGGTTCTCAGCTGAATGATAGGGTTAAATGGGAGGGAGTAAAGAATAACATGACCACGAAACAAGCCAAGAAATTCACAGTGGGTGCATTCATCAAAGGGAAAAAGTGGATTTCAGATGCAGGGGTTCCCTATCAATCTGACCTGTGA
- the LOC132185463 gene encoding disease resistance protein Roq1-like, whose amino-acid sequence MTSSMAFQGASSSFSSTGRWKYEVFLSFRGDDTRDNFIAHLYRALLRNGISTFKDDGELKRGEEISPALHQAIEQSRISIVVFSQNYASSGWCLNELLKICDCKETGGQMVLPVFYKVDPSDVRHQKNSFEGAFSRHEERFKDDIKVQNWKAALTHVANLSGLDLEHYRDEAQFIDQIVQDVSKIVNPTYFQVAKYTVGIDSCVRAIKLLLSSDQMNDIRMVGILGAGGIGKTTIAKAIYNSMASQFDGSCFLEDVRENSKQKSDLVKLQNTLLSKILGDTVKVDSVGEGITVIKRRLCSKKVLLILDDVDKEDQLDWLAGKVDWFGLGSRIIITTRDRKVLTNHERVVDDLIYEVEELDRDKASELFCWNAFQRAQPTDDFLEVTKDAIHYAGGLPLALEVLGSHLYGEDIHKWRSVLEKYKRIPHEKIQERLRISYDGLHEDEQNIFLDIACFFRGKSKVYVKTILAGSDFFPDASIPVLIQKSLLTINVSGCLAMHDLLQDMGREVVRKESPIPGERSRLWFHKDVRHVLENDTVRSYINRGTNKIQGILVDLPEGEDMVQLSSKAFENMTNLRLLMITRNARFSTGPNFLPNSLRVLEWPNCPLESLPSNFRGRSLIVLRMKMSLLKDLKEIKNFQSMIIMDFSNCEFLEIFPDVSSNQNLEFLVLDGCINLAEVHDSVGLLEKLVFLSLDKCCKLSHFPRMLNLKSLKCLSAKDCSRLEYFPDVSNCLNLEQLVLDGCVNLAEVHDSVGLLEKLVFLSLDQCCKLSHFPRMLNLKSLERLSAIDCSRLEYFPDVSNWLNLECLVLDGCVNLAEVHDSVGLLEKLVFLSLDQCCKLSHFPRMLNLKSLEHLSAKACSRLEYFPDVSNCLNLEELVLDGCVNLAEVHDSVGLLEKLVSLSLELCYNLSRFPRRLKSKSLKCLYVQGCSRLEYFPEIECQMECLETITFEDTGIKELPSSIAYLIGLKVLDITGSKNLMHLPSSIYQLQCIEGIFVNGSSNLVTISDKMKDIGQYMPSNESKITLDPDDLLPLLPPTNSSVSNDDCSSPSNESEISLDPDDLIPLLPPTNSSVSNDDCSSIVFPKKVFPQIFELRLQNCDLSGSSFFTIFNCSSTLRFLYISGSAIDTIPPCIERFVSLSMLHLDNCKQLQKIPRLPQKIKAVSAEGCKSLETFLEEPQTCQLFSTWLYPEVVRYETTCSARGPLGSGAPSATYQNVQTVAIAQPLKGCCEARYFDCVVSGNKIPDWFNYHKKVSNSNSCEIDIDEHADMFGEFTIIAFSAVAETVVGIEHVGGEYVEHEITAYVITRGVEICCVQSIVYKRPSDFVWMQFHVPHHSFKLGNVDHVRVKFEGIKNVRLKSCGFHLVRLCNEKAIDLIDGIQLKKRPRDDGPDGDGICKKPHSTVWSIVSTSKDPFVFSIAIFSVFLCFAFSNCALAFAC is encoded by the exons ATGACTTCTTCTATGGCCTTCCAAGGAGCGTCTTCCTCTTTTTCATCCACCGGTCGATGGAAGTACGAAGTGTTCTTAAGTTTTAGAGGCGATGATACTCGAGACAATTTTATTGCCCATTTATACCGGGCTTTGCTTCGAAACGGAATCAGCACCTTCAAAGATGATGGTGAGCTGAAAAGGGGAGAGGAAATTTCTCCAGCACTTCACCAAGCCATTGAACAGTCGAGGATTTCAATAGTTGTATTCTCTCAAAACTATGCTTCATCCGGATGGTGCTTGAACGAGCTACTGAAGATCTGCGATTGTAAAGAAACAGGTGGACAAATGGTTCTCCCAGTGTTTTACAAGGTGGACCCATCCGATGTACGGCATCAAAAGAACAGTTTTGAAGGAGCATTTTCTAGACATGAAGAAAGGTTCAAAGATGACATCAAAGTGCAGAATTGGAAGGCAGCCCTAACACACGTGGCCAATTTGTCGGGGTTGGATTTAGAGCACTACAG GGATGAAGCTCAATTTATTGACCAAATCGTTCAAGATGTCTCAAAAATCGTGAATCCCACATATTTCCAAGTTGCCAAGTATACGGTTGGAATAGATTCTTGTGTACGGGCGATCAAGTTACTTTTAAGTAGTGATCAGATGAACGATATACGCATGGTGGGGATCTTAGGAGCcggtggaattggtaagacaactattGCCAAAGCTATCTACAACTCGATGGCTTCTCAGTTTGAtggtagttgttttcttgaagaCGTTAGAGAAAATTCTAAGCAAAAATCCGATCTGGTCAAACTACAAAATACACTTCTTTCAAAAATCCTAGGAGATACTGTGAAGGTTGATAGTGTTGGTGAAGGAATTACTGTGATAAAGAGAAGGCTTTGCTCTAAAAAGGTACTCcttattcttgatgatgttgATAAAGAGGATCAATTAGATTGGTTGGCTGGAAAGGTTGATTGGTTTGGTCTAGGAAGTAGGATCATCATAACCACAAGAGATAGGAAAGTATTGACTAATCATGAAAGAGTAGTTGATGATCTAATATATGAGGTAGAGGAGTTGGACCGGGACAAAGCTAGTGAGCTCTTTTGTTGGAATGCTTTCCAAAGGGCACAACCTACTGATGATTTTCTAGAAGTAACGAAAGATGCAATACATTATGCTGGGGGTCTTCCACTAGCTTTAGAAGTGCTAGGTTCACATCTGTATGGTGAAGATATCCATAAATGGAGAAGTGTATTGGAAAagtacaaaagaattcctcacgAAAAGATTCAGGAAAGACTTAGAATAAGCTATGATGGATTGCATGAAGATGAGcagaatatttttcttgatattgCATGTTTTTTCAGAGGAAAGTCGAAAGTTTATGTTAAAACAATATTGGCTGGTTCTGATTTCTTCCCAGATGCTAGTATCCCGGTGCTTATACAGAAGTCTCTCTTAACCATTAATGTGTCTGGCTGTTTGGCAATGCACGACTTATTGCAGGACATGGGTAGAGAAGTTGTTCGAAAAGAATCACCTATCCCTGGTGAACGAAGTAGGTTGTGGTTTCATAAAGATGTTCGTCATGTCCTTGAAAATGATACGGTAAGAAGTTACATCAACAGA GGAACAAACAAAATTCAAGGCATATTGGTAGATTTGCCTGAAGGAGAAGACATGGTGCAATTGAGTTCCAAGGCCTTCGAGAATATGACAAACTTAAGATTGCTTATGATTACTCGTAATGCACGCTTTTCTACGGGgccaaattttcttcctaatTCGTTAAGAGTGCTTGAGTGGCCTAATTGTCCTTTAGAATCTTTGCCATCTAATTTTCGTGGAAGGAGCCTCATTGTTTTAAGAATGAAAATGAGCCTCCTCAAGGATTTGAAGGAAATCAAG aattttcaaagcatgATAATTATGGATTTCTCTAATTGTGAATTCCTGGAAATATTCCCTGATGTTTCAAGCAATcaaaatttagagtttttggtGCTTGATGGTTGTATAAATTTAGCTGAGGTTCATGATTCTGTTGGATTGCTTGAGAAGCTAGTTTTTTTGAGTCTTGACAAATGCTGTAAGCTCAGCCATTTTCCGAGAATGCTCAACTTGAAATCTCTAAAATGTCTTTCTGCTAAAGATTGCTCAAGGCTTGAATACTTTCCTGATGTTTCAAATTGTCTAAATTTAGAGCAATTGGTGCTTGATGGTTGTGTAAATTTAGCTGAGGTTCATGATTCTGTTGGATTGCTTGAGAAGCTAGTTTTCTTGAGTCTTGACCAATGCTGTAAGCTCAGCCATTTTCCGAGAATGCTCAACTTAAAATCTCTAGAACGTCTTTCTGCTATAGATTGCTCAAGGCTTGAATACTTTCCTGATGTTTCAAATTGGCTAAATTTAGAGTGTTTGGTGCTTGATGGTTGTGTAAATTTAGCTGAGGTTCATGATTCTGTTGGATTGCTTGAGAAGCTAGTTTTTTTGAGTCTTGACCAATGCTGTAAGCTCAGCCATTTTCCGAGAATGCTCAACTTAAAATCTCTAGAACATCTTTCTGCTAAAGCTTGCTCAAGGCTTGAATACTTTCCTGATGTTTCAAATTGTCTAAATTTAGAGGAATTGGTGCTTGATGGTTGTGTAAATTTAGCTGAGGTTCATGATTCTGTTGGATTGCTTGAGAAGCTAGTTTCTTTGAGTCTTGAGCTATGCTATAACCTCAGCCGTTTTCCGAGAAGGCTCAAGTCGAAATCTCTAAAATGTCTTTATGTTCAAGGTTGCTCAAGGCTAGAATACTTTCCTGAAATTGAGTGTCAGATGGAGTGTTTAGAAACCATAACCTTTGAAGACACCGGTATAAAAGAATTGCCTTCATCTATTGCGTATCTCATTGGGCTTAAAGTGTTAGACATAACCGGTAGCAAAAACCTTATGCATCTTCCAAGCAGCATTTATCAGTTGCAATGTATAGAGGGGATTTTTGTCAATGGTAGTTCAAATCTTGTTACGATTTCAGATAAGATGAAGGATATTGGACAATACATGCCCTCGAATGAATCAAAAATTACATTAGATCCAGACGACTTACTCCCATTGCTACCTCCCACGAATTCAAGTGTTTCTAATGATGATTGTTCATCGCCCTCAAATGAATCAGAAATTTCATTAGATCCAGACGACTTAATCCCATTGCTACCTCCCACGAATTCAAGTGTTTCTAATGATGATTGTTCATCGATAGTATTTCCCAAAAAAGTGTTTCCACAAATATTTGAGTTGCGTCTACAAAATTGTGACCTATCAGGATCAAGTTTCTTTACGATATTTAATTGCTCCTCCACATTGCGATTCTTATATATATCGGGGAGTGCTATTGATACTATTCCTCCATGCATTGAAAGATTTGTTTCCTTGTCGATGCTTCATTTGGATAATTGCAAGCAACTTCAAAAAATTCCAAGACTTCCACAAAAGATAAAAGCGGTGTCTGCAGAGGGGTGCAAGTCATTGGAAACATTTTTGGAAGAACCACAAACATGTCAATTATTTAGTACGTGGTTGTATCCAGAGGTTGTAAGGTATGAAACAACATGTTCGGCACGAGGACCTTTGGGCAGTGGTGCTCCTTCTGCAACCTATCAGAATGTGCAAACTGTGGCAATAGCTCAGCCATTGAAG GGATGTTGTGAAGCTCGTTACTTTGACTGTGTAGTTTCGGGAAATAAGATTCCAGATTGGTTCAATTATCATAAAAAGGTTTCAAATAGTAATTCATGTGAAATAGATATTGATGAGCATGCAGATATGTTTGGGGAGTTCACAATAATTGCTTTCTCTGCTGTTGCTGAAACTGTTGTTGGAATAGAGCATGTAGGAGGAGAATATGTTGAACATGAAATTACGGCTTACGTCATCACTCGTGGTGTAGAAATCTGTTGTGTCCAATCAATTGTTTATAAACGGCCCTCAGATTTTGTATGGATGCAGTTCCATGTTCCACACCATTCTTTTAAGCTTGGAAATGTTGATCATGTGCGAGTTAAATTTGAAGGTATAAAGAATGTGCGCTTGAAAAGTTGCGGATTCCATTTGGTACGTCTGTGTAATGAGAAGGCGATTGATTTAATAGATGGAATTCAACTTAAAAAAAGACCCCGTGATGATGGACCTGATGGTGATGGAATCTGTAAAAAGCCGCATTCTACAGTCTGGTCAATCGTAAGTACATCAAAAGACCCCTTCGTTTTCTCCATCGctattttctctgttttcctctGCTTCGCTTTCTCCAATTGTGCTCTAGCATTTGCTTGTTGA
- the LOC132185464 gene encoding protein FAR1-RELATED SEQUENCE 5-like, which produces MEETNKNNDQNVITDYTPELGIEFDSEQEAYNFYNEYGRNCGFSIRKDWCNKRKIDDVVTSRQFVCCKQGFRDEWDRDGQKTHDRAETRTGCQAHMKIRLDKKNEKYYIHSLELGHNHAPHVSQCAHMMPSQRRISQAQALEINLVNDSGIKLKDSYEFMGRQAGGRDVLGYTKQDHKNYLHSK; this is translated from the coding sequence ATGGAGGAGACGAACAAGAACAATGATCAAAATGTGATTACTGATTATACGCCGGAACTTGGCATTGAGTTTGATTCTGAACAAGAGGCATACAACTTTTATAATGAGTATGGACGAAATTGTGGATTTAGTATTCGTAAAGATTGGtgtaataaaagaaagatagaCGATGTGGTGACTTCAAGACAATTTGTATGTTGTAAACAGGGTTTTCGAGATGAATGGGATAGAGATGGTCAAAAAACACATGACCGAGCTGAAACAAGGACAGGTTGCCAAGCACATATGAAAATTCGACTtgataagaaaaatgaaaaatattatatacatagTCTTGAGCTCGGCCATAATCATGCTCCTCATGTTTCACAATGTGCTCACATGATGCCATCACAAAGGAGGATCTCACAAGCACAAGCATTAGAAATCAATTTGGTGAATGATAGTGGTATAAAATTGAAGGATTCGTATGAGTTTATGGGTAGGCAAGCCGGTGGAAGAGATGTTCTTGGTTACACCAAGCAGGATCATAAGAATTACCTTCATAGCAAATGA
- the LOC132185465 gene encoding protein FAR-RED IMPAIRED RESPONSE 1-like produces MIIDYKLFGDVVSFDTTYRTNKEYRTLAIFVGFNHHREVVIFGTALLYDETIESFQWLFETFFEAMSGKKPNTIFTDKDPAMANAISLVMPNTYHRLCKWHLMQNALKHIGHLLRDKNGFRSDLNACFKVWEEEDELLTAWDAILHKYNVHDNSWLQLWEEEEELLTAWDAILHKYNLHDNSWLQRLFEVKEKLAKAYVKMSFSAGINSTQISESLNASLKNYLQSDYDIVKFFTHFERLLNDKRYKELLAEYNLRQKLPKIKILSPMLVQAAKIYTSQPFLKFQKQYEEFQGAYIKEHIEINSSHEYIVSFYDKPQDRRVIWKSLENNVSCSCRKFERCGILCGQALKILDVMNIKVLPEKYILKRWTKNARNEIVQDFNGHEIIIDTNLEVTYRYKSLCPMYVKLISRAVECEEAYNIALENYAELSKKIEDVMKMKSNLSQVDNFQENPLDEMTTISAKGIKKKQGCKGKRRIKSCTEVTKTKKKSINNHPPQANQYIHGQCTTSSMHGANSSNPLSYRYSDEVLYVPHSTSANDPLSLQQDTESNSSLLTSSNIHDTTLWNFFPNH; encoded by the exons ATGATTATTGATTATAAGTTATTTGGTGATGTGGTTTCTTTTGATACGACATACAGAACTAATAAGGAGTATCGTACACTCGCAATATTTGTTGGGTTTAATCATCATAGAGAGGTTGTGATATTTGGGACTGCACTTCTATACGATGAAACTATAGAGTCATTCCAGTGGTTGTTTGAAACTTTCTTTGAAGCAATGTCGGGGAAAAAGCCAAATACAATCTTTACTGATAAAGATCCTGCAATGGCAAATGCTATCTCATTGGTGATGCCTAATACTTACCATCGATTGTGTAAGTGGCATTTAATGCAAAATGCTTTGAAACATATTGGCCATTTATTAAGAGATAAGAATGGGTTTAGGAGTGATCTCAATGCatgttttaaagtttgggaAGAGGAAGATGAGTTGCTCACTGCTTGGGATGCTATACTTCATAAGTACAATGTACATGACAATTCTTGGCTACAAC tttgggaagaggaagaggagttgCTCACTGCTTGGGATGCTATACTTCATAAGTACAATCTACATGACAATTCTTGGCTACAACGTTTATTTGAAGTGAAAGAGAAATTGGCTAAAGCATATGTCAAGATGTCTTTTTCTGCAGGAATAAATTCTACACAAATAAGTGAAAGTTTGAATGCTAGCTTGAAGAATTATTTACAGTCAGATTATGATATTGTAAAGTTCTTCACACATTTTGAAAGATTATTGAATGATAAGCGCTACAAGGAATTGTTGGCGGAATATAACTTAAGACAAAAGTTACCAAAAATTAAGATCTTATCACCTATGTTGGTACAAGCAGCAAAGATTTATACTTCTCAACCatttttgaagtttcaaaagCAATACGAAGAGTTCCAAGGAGCTTATATTAAGGAGCATATCGAAATAAACTCATCTCATGAATATATAGTGTCATTTTATGATAAGCCTCAAGATCGCAGAGTCATTTGGAAATCTTTAGAAAACAATGTCTCATGTAGTTGCAGAAAGTTTGAGAGATGTGGAATTTTGTGTGGCCAAGCTTTAAAAATACTTGATGTTATGAATATCAAGGTACTTCCAGAGAAGTACATCCTTAAGAGATGGACAAAAAATGCAAGGAATGAGATTGTACAAGACTTCAATGgacatgaaataataatagaCACCAATTTAGAAGTTACATATCGATATAAGTCTTTATGCCCCATGTATGTCAAGCTTATCAGTCGAGCAGTTGAATGTGAAGAAGCATACAATATAGCGTTGGAAAACTATGCTGAGTTAAGCAAAAAGATTGAAGAtgtaatgaaaatgaaatccaaTCTTAGCCAAGTTGataattttcaagaaaatcCATTAGATGAGATGACAACCATAAGTGCTAAAGGCATAAAAAAGAAGCAAGGTTGTAAGGGAAAGCGTCGAATCAAAAGTTGTACTGAAGTAACtaaaacgaagaagaaaagtatCAACAATCATCCCCCACAAGCAAATCAGTATATTCAT GGTCAGTGTACAACTTCATCGATGCATGGAGCTAATAGTTCTAATCCTTTGTCATATCGTTATTCAGACGAG gTGTTGTACGTGCCTCATTCTACAAGTGCTAATGACCCTTTATCACTACAACAG GATACCGAGAGTAATTCAAGTCTCCTTACAAGTTCGAACATCCATGATACGACTCTGTGGAATTTTTTTCCTAACCATTAG
- the LOC132185466 gene encoding PHD finger protein ALFIN-LIKE 4-like: MEDKCAIKKDVSELIGNTPMVYINNIIDGCVARITAKLAMMEPCSSEKENLCLYTLPNVTWEVILPVEKVPPELHEPRLGINFARDGMQENDCLSLVAFHSDYWLLAVAFYFGARLGIEPWTFGQKLGDAILTKCRLNVQLLEYFVSSCNVCKCYVSLKSAVAFYSIVKIRLDQN, encoded by the exons ATGGAGGACAAGTGTGCAATTAAGAAAGATGTTTCTGAA TTGATAGGCAATACGCCAATGGTATATATCAACAATATTATTGATGGTTGTGTAGCCCGTATCACTGCGAAGCTTGCGATGATGGAACCCTGTTCTAGTG AGAAGGAGAACTTGTGTCTATATACACTTCCAAATGTGACATGGGAAGTTATTCTACCCGTTGAGAAAGTGCCTCCAGAGCTTCATGAGCCAAGATTAGGCATTAACTTTGCTAGGGATGGGATGCAAGAAAACGACTGCTTATCACTGGTTGCATTTCACAGTGATTATTGGTTGCTTGCTGTTGCATTCTATTTTGGTGCACGCCTTGGAATTGAACCATGGACATTCGGCCAAAAGCTTGGAGATGCTATCTTGACAAAGTGTAGATTGAATGTACAATTATTAGAATACTTTGTTAGTAGCTGTAATGTTTGTAAATGTTATGTTTCTCTCAAAAGTGCAGTTGCATTTTATTCCATTGTAAAAATTCGGTTAGATCAAAATTAG